In a single window of the Desulfovermiculus halophilus DSM 18834 genome:
- a CDS encoding type II toxin-antitoxin system VapC family toxin — protein MYLLDTNTLIYFFKGQGKVPERLLAVPPGEIAVPSVTVFEIETGIAKSRQPERLRQDLDDLLTMVTVLPFGMPEARSAAKIRAGLESAGIPIGPYDTLIAATALANALVLVTRNVREFCRIDGLKVENWF, from the coding sequence ATGTATCTTTTGGATACCAATACCCTGATTTATTTTTTTAAGGGGCAGGGAAAGGTCCCTGAACGACTGCTGGCAGTACCCCCAGGGGAGATTGCTGTACCGAGCGTCACCGTTTTTGAGATCGAAACTGGTATTGCCAAATCAAGACAGCCTGAAAGGCTTCGCCAAGACCTGGACGACCTTTTGACCATGGTCACTGTCCTTCCTTTCGGGATGCCCGAAGCCAGATCGGCAGCGAAGATCAGGGCTGGTCTCGAGTCTGCAGGCATCCCAATAGGGCCGTACGACACTCTCATTGCAGCCACTGCTCTGGCCAATGCTCTGGTTCTGGTGACCAGAAATGTTCGCGAGTTCTGCAGGATTGATGGACTTAAGGTGGAAAACTGGTTCTGA
- a CDS encoding type II toxin-antitoxin system Phd/YefM family antitoxin, with translation METVNIHEAKTNLSRLLKKVQEGNPFIISKAGKPIARVTSIDAPHPKQAKRVGFLAGQIEVPQDFDRMGEKEIQVLFGEENASSS, from the coding sequence ATGGAAACCGTAAATATTCATGAGGCCAAAACCAATTTATCCCGCCTTCTGAAGAAAGTTCAGGAAGGAAACCCTTTTATCATTTCTAAAGCAGGCAAACCCATTGCCCGGGTGACCAGTATTGATGCGCCGCATCCGAAGCAGGCAAAACGCGTGGGGTTTTTAGCAGGTCAGATCGAAGTTCCGCAGGACTTTGATCGAATGGGTGAAAAGGAAATCCAGGTCCTGTTTGGTGAAGAGAATGCATCTTCTTCTTGA
- a CDS encoding type II toxin-antitoxin system VapC family toxin, which produces MHLLLDTHVLLWAAGTPEKLSSQALDLLQDPENYLLFSAASLWEITIKRGLGRNDFRVEPEVLRRGLVENGYAELAITSAHVMAVGHLPGIHRDPFDRILVAQAMTEGVLLLTADDMVAKYPGPIRRI; this is translated from the coding sequence ATGCATCTTCTTCTTGATACCCATGTTTTGCTCTGGGCGGCGGGAACTCCTGAAAAGCTTTCCAGCCAGGCGCTGGACCTTCTCCAAGATCCGGAAAATTATCTGTTGTTCAGTGCGGCAAGTCTGTGGGAGATTACGATCAAACGTGGACTGGGCCGCAATGACTTTCGGGTAGAGCCGGAAGTGCTCAGGCGCGGCCTAGTGGAGAATGGATATGCTGAACTGGCCATCACCAGTGCGCATGTCATGGCAGTGGGCCATTTGCCAGGTATTCACAGGGATCCTTTCGACCGGATTCTCGTGGCCCAAGCTATGACTGAGGGGGTTCTTTTGCTGACTGCTGATGATATGGTGGCCAAATACCCAGGGCCTATCCGTCGAATTTGA